A window of Staphylococcus lloydii genomic DNA:
TTCACAGAAAAAAGTTGTAGGCGAACCATTAAAACCTAACCGCTTATTCTGGGCATTTGCATTATGTTTATTACCATTCTCATTAATGCTTGTCGGAGGTCAACGGTCATTAGAAGTGCTTAAAACGGCTACGGTTGTTTCTAGTGTGCCATTGCTAGTCATATTTGTAGTTATGATGGTTGCCTTCTTGAAGACATTATCGAACGACAGACTAAAATTACAACGTCGCGCCGACCGTTATAAAGAAGTAGAAAGAAGATCGTTACGTATTACACAAGTAAGAGAACGACACCAAGATGAAAACTTAGACGATAACTTATAAAAATATTTAACAGCGAGGAATTCATATTACATTGAATTCTTCGCTGTTTTTTTCTTTATCGATTTAAATAAAGATAACAAAAAGCCTTATAGACAAATGCATCTATAAGACTTGGTTAAGTTTTTTATTCAGGTTTACGGGGTTCAGGGATTGGGAAGTATTTGAATATTTCTCCTGACTCAATTGCGTCACTAAGATTTTCCAACCATTCATAATATGGCAATGTGTCGATCAATTGGTTTTTAATTTTTGTAGCTTGTTGTTTAGTATCTTCATCAGTTTGACTATCATCTAAGATTTTATCTAATAAAGAGATAGCTTTAAAAACGCCGTCCCTATTAATTTCAATTTCTCGATTCCATTTTTGACTAAAGAAATTATTAAAGAAATTGAAAAAGTCTTTTTCGGCAATGAAATGTTGTTTTCTACTGCCACGAGTAAACTGCTGCTTGACGATATGAAATTCTTGTAATCTTTTAACGCCAGCACTCATGCTTGGCTTACTCATTTGAAGTTGTTGACGCATTTCATCTAACGTCATGCTATCTTCAAATAACATAGTGCCATACAAGTTCCCAACGCTACGATTAATGCCGTATAAATCCATTGTCGCGCCAATTGCATTAATAACAATATCTTTAGCTTGTTCGATTAAAACTTCAGGTTGGTCTTT
This region includes:
- the cudC gene encoding choline uptake/conversion transcriptional regulator CudC; the encoded protein is MSNKDQPEVLIEQAKDIVINAIGATMDLYGINRSVGNLYGTMLFEDSMTLDEMRQQLQMSKPSMSAGVKRLQEFHIVKQQFTRGSRKQHFIAEKDFFNFFNNFFSQKWNREIEINRDGVFKAISLLDKILDDSQTDEDTKQQATKIKNQLIDTLPYYEWLENLSDAIESGEIFKYFPIPEPRKPE